In one window of Pseudomonadota bacterium DNA:
- a CDS encoding choice-of-anchor L domain-containing protein produces MGSKTFLQIALAGLVASLLGLAAGCETGGDDYNASDSDADSDSDSDSDSDSDSDSDSDSDGDSDGDSDGDTDTGPIIPDCSDCPAIGNDLDAMLCAIDLCDSSTVLGNDYTSPTGSTISGTYAAVAHFGSTGNNLAPIQFGSYGLMASGPAEGTNHSVDVGGSSISDPFSSDGYDVYNVFEWELQLKAPAGANGFQIAYVFFSEEYDDYVGTSFNDKFYIFLEAGSTNGGAKTVINYTDCRDPATYTDFTDGCDTPSGYCCYVAINTSLSECCWYGGCPDGTWTTDIAGTGYSCANGMLTDSDAKGSSTGWLKTEWAIEPGEEFTLTFHIHDTSDGVFDSEVILDQFLFLGEVDPGTTPIE; encoded by the coding sequence GCGAAACTGGAGGCGACGACTACAACGCGTCCGACAGTGACGCCGACAGCGACTCGGACAGCGACTCCGACAGCGACTCCGACAGCGACTCCGACAGCGACTCCGACGGCGACTCCGACGGCGACTCCGACGGCGACACCGACACCGGCCCGATCATCCCGGACTGCTCGGACTGCCCGGCGATCGGCAACGACCTCGACGCGATGCTCTGCGCCATCGATCTGTGCGACAGCTCGACGGTGCTCGGCAACGACTACACCTCCCCGACCGGCTCGACGATCTCCGGCACCTACGCCGCGGTTGCGCACTTCGGGAGCACGGGGAACAACCTCGCCCCGATCCAGTTCGGCTCGTACGGCCTCATGGCGAGCGGGCCGGCCGAGGGGACGAACCATTCGGTCGACGTCGGCGGCTCGTCGATATCCGATCCGTTCTCGAGTGACGGTTACGATGTCTACAACGTGTTCGAATGGGAGCTGCAGCTCAAGGCGCCCGCCGGCGCGAACGGCTTCCAGATCGCCTACGTGTTCTTCTCGGAAGAGTACGATGACTACGTCGGCACCTCGTTCAACGACAAGTTCTACATCTTCCTCGAGGCGGGCAGCACGAACGGCGGCGCGAAGACGGTCATCAACTACACCGACTGCCGCGATCCGGCCACGTACACGGACTTCACCGACGGGTGCGACACTCCGAGCGGCTACTGCTGCTACGTCGCGATCAACACCTCGCTGAGCGAGTGCTGCTGGTACGGCGGCTGCCCGGACGGCACCTGGACCACGGACATCGCCGGCACGGGCTACAGCTGCGCGAACGGCATGCTCACGGACAGCGACGCCAAGGGCTCGTCGACGGGCTGGCTGAAGACCGAGTGGGCGATCGAGCCGGGCGAGGAGTTCACGCTCACGTTCCACATCCACGACACGTCGGACGGCGTCTTCGACTCCGAGGTGATCCTCGATCAGTTCCTCTTCCTCGGCGAGGTCGATCCGGGCACCACGCCTATCGAGTAG
- a CDS encoding DedA family protein, with product MEEIISGILARLSQGESALGAAALAAASLVEYVFPPFPGDTVTLFGAFLAATARWRVATVLAAVTFGSLAGAAIDFAIGRRLVSRPLEELTPRRRRLRERLAPIVARFERHGAAYLAVNRFLPGVRALIFVAAGAARLPLGRVLAFGAVSALLWNGLLIGAGFAVGENWEALLELLRRYTMAVWLALGCAALALVALVAVRRFRRR from the coding sequence ATGGAAGAGATCATCTCAGGGATCCTCGCGCGCCTGTCGCAGGGAGAGAGCGCCCTCGGCGCCGCGGCGCTGGCCGCGGCCTCGCTGGTCGAGTACGTCTTCCCGCCGTTCCCGGGCGACACGGTGACGCTGTTCGGCGCGTTCCTCGCCGCCACGGCGCGCTGGCGCGTCGCGACGGTCCTCGCCGCGGTCACCTTCGGGTCGCTCGCGGGCGCGGCGATCGACTTCGCGATCGGGCGGCGGCTCGTGTCGCGCCCCCTCGAGGAGCTCACGCCGCGGCGGCGGCGGCTGCGCGAGCGGCTCGCCCCGATCGTCGCGCGCTTCGAGCGCCACGGCGCCGCGTACCTGGCCGTCAACCGGTTCCTGCCCGGCGTCCGGGCGCTCATCTTCGTCGCGGCGGGCGCGGCGCGGCTGCCGCTCGGCCGCGTCCTCGCCTTCGGGGCGGTCTCGGCGCTCCTGTGGAACGGCCTCCTGATAGGCGCGGGGTTCGCGGTGGGCGAGAACTGGGAAGCGCTCCTCGAGCTCCTGCGGCGCTACACGATGGCGGTCTGGCTTGCGTTGGGCTGTGCGGCGCTCGCGCTCGTCGCGCTCGTCGCCGTCCGCCGCTTCCGGCGGCGCTAG
- a CDS encoding glycosyl hydrolase family 18 protein: protein MRARLGFPRTLALGAAALSVAAFAHAGPARHASIHEEELRRAGFLAEPEETPRPAPAPLESKSMPPLVKMVYGYYPYWTSDAAVDELDTSLLSHIAWFAIEMSSDGTAANAHGWPGSWTDLVTTAHDAGVRVDVAFTLFSSSGIEALVNSTANRATAIGTIVAAIEGGGADGAAIDFEGVPSSAAAGFATFLAELDDALLDAGLTDAQISVAGPAVDWSGSFDLAGILSSIDVYFIMGYDYFWSGSSNAGPTGILKTDDFWRDLTGWSELRSMAEYGRQITEAERAKIVMAVPYYGRQWTTTSTGLGAAATGNDGSVTYEAAMSAIEDDGVELLWDDGALTAWYAFEDVDGFHEVYFDDVEAIAWKYRFVNEQGLGGIGIWALGYDGTRPELWDEIDAAFTAPFTPHPGDKDAPFAVTDFPFEDARDSADLGAGGMYFNFYSCSPDLDEWGREFVYRVEICHEGSITATVGGDTGGVDNDVQILSAPSEEACLARGNLEATTAVTPGTYWVVVDTYVADAVLQSGPFTLSISADGILSPQCPDGEVCQGGECAAPPEPDAGTDGGEPDGGADTDADSDAGGPECTPWFEEGSGCGCAQAGRGARPGSILSALF from the coding sequence ATGCGCGCTCGACTCGGCTTCCCCCGTACCCTCGCCCTCGGGGCCGCGGCCCTCTCCGTCGCGGCGTTCGCCCACGCCGGCCCCGCGCGGCACGCGTCGATCCACGAAGAGGAGCTGCGCCGCGCAGGCTTCCTCGCCGAGCCAGAGGAGACGCCCCGCCCCGCGCCGGCCCCGCTCGAGTCCAAGTCGATGCCCCCGCTCGTCAAGATGGTCTACGGCTACTACCCGTACTGGACCTCGGACGCCGCCGTCGACGAGCTCGACACCTCGCTCCTCTCCCACATCGCGTGGTTCGCCATCGAGATGAGCTCGGACGGCACGGCCGCGAACGCCCACGGCTGGCCGGGCTCGTGGACCGATCTCGTCACAACCGCGCACGACGCCGGCGTCCGCGTGGACGTCGCGTTCACCCTCTTCTCGAGCTCCGGGATCGAGGCGCTCGTGAACAGCACGGCCAACCGCGCGACGGCGATCGGCACCATCGTCGCCGCCATCGAGGGCGGCGGCGCGGACGGCGCGGCGATCGACTTCGAGGGCGTCCCGTCGTCGGCCGCGGCGGGCTTCGCGACGTTCCTCGCCGAGCTCGACGACGCCCTCCTCGACGCCGGGCTGACCGACGCGCAGATCTCGGTCGCCGGCCCGGCCGTGGACTGGAGCGGGTCGTTCGATCTCGCCGGGATCCTCTCCTCGATCGACGTGTATTTCATCATGGGGTACGACTACTTCTGGAGCGGATCGAGCAACGCCGGGCCGACCGGCATCCTCAAGACCGACGACTTCTGGCGCGATCTGACCGGCTGGTCCGAGCTGCGCTCCATGGCGGAGTACGGCAGGCAGATCACCGAGGCCGAGCGCGCGAAGATCGTGATGGCCGTGCCGTACTACGGGCGGCAGTGGACGACGACGTCGACCGGCCTCGGCGCCGCGGCGACCGGCAACGACGGCTCCGTCACGTACGAGGCGGCGATGAGCGCGATCGAGGACGACGGCGTCGAGCTCCTGTGGGACGACGGCGCGCTCACCGCCTGGTACGCGTTCGAGGACGTCGACGGCTTCCACGAGGTGTACTTCGACGACGTCGAGGCGATCGCGTGGAAGTACCGCTTCGTGAACGAGCAGGGGCTCGGCGGCATCGGCATCTGGGCGCTCGGCTACGACGGGACGCGGCCCGAGCTCTGGGACGAGATCGACGCCGCCTTCACGGCCCCGTTCACGCCGCACCCGGGCGACAAGGACGCGCCGTTCGCGGTCACCGACTTCCCGTTCGAGGACGCGCGGGACAGCGCGGATCTGGGCGCCGGCGGCATGTACTTCAACTTCTACTCGTGCTCGCCGGATCTCGACGAGTGGGGACGCGAGTTCGTGTACCGGGTGGAGATCTGCCACGAAGGCTCCATAACCGCGACGGTCGGCGGCGACACGGGCGGCGTGGACAACGACGTGCAGATCCTGAGCGCGCCGAGCGAGGAGGCGTGCCTCGCCCGCGGCAACCTCGAGGCGACGACAGCGGTGACCCCCGGGACCTACTGGGTCGTGGTCGACACGTACGTGGCCGACGCGGTGCTCCAGAGCGGGCCGTTCACGCTCTCGATCTCCGCGGACGGGATCTTGAGCCCGCAGTGTCCGGACGGGGAGGTCTGCCAGGGCGGGGAGTGCGCGGCGCCGCCGGAGCCCGACGCCGGGACGGACGGCGGGGAACCGGATGGCGGCGCGGACACGGATGCGGACTCCGACGCCGGCGGCCCCGAGTGCACGCCGTGGTTCGAGGAGGGCTCGGGCTGCGGGTGCGCGCAGGCCGGGCGCGGCGCGCGCCCCGGTTCCATCCTCTCGGCGCTGTTCTAG
- a CDS encoding peptide deformylase, with translation MSSMNRRDFLTVASAGPLAASCAAQLHAQPAAPCPQPGAPAEPIVPAAGVAFGWTDAEKRVLDAVRTDFDVVVRGCDDTLILRTRARAVPEGLDLEAVAARMERTMRDTGGVGIAGPQVGLGLRVATLLLDYKTDAPRALFVRNPLIAERSDETLEGYEGCLSVPDVGGLVRRNRWLRLEYDAADGAKTTVEAEGYNAILWQHELDHLDGVLYLDRLLGELLPMDEVRRRRKEAEDRERAAGATAPDQARVGDCLEGAIAVTRWS, from the coding sequence ATGAGCTCGATGAACAGGCGGGATTTCCTGACCGTCGCGTCTGCCGGCCCGCTCGCGGCGTCGTGCGCCGCACAGCTGCACGCCCAGCCCGCCGCGCCGTGCCCGCAACCCGGCGCGCCGGCCGAGCCTATCGTCCCCGCCGCGGGCGTCGCCTTCGGCTGGACCGACGCGGAGAAGCGCGTCCTGGACGCCGTTCGAACGGACTTCGACGTCGTGGTGCGCGGCTGCGACGACACCTTGATCCTGCGCACCCGGGCGAGAGCCGTTCCCGAGGGCCTCGATCTCGAGGCCGTGGCCGCGCGCATGGAAAGGACGATGCGCGACACGGGCGGGGTCGGCATCGCGGGGCCGCAGGTCGGGCTCGGCCTGCGCGTCGCGACGCTCCTCCTCGACTACAAGACCGACGCGCCGCGTGCCCTCTTCGTCCGCAATCCCTTGATCGCGGAGCGGTCGGACGAGACGCTGGAGGGGTACGAGGGGTGCCTGAGCGTCCCGGACGTCGGCGGCCTCGTTCGGCGGAACCGCTGGCTGCGCCTCGAGTACGACGCCGCGGACGGCGCGAAGACGACCGTCGAGGCCGAGGGGTACAACGCGATCCTGTGGCAGCACGAGCTCGATCACCTCGACGGCGTCCTCTACCTGGATCGCCTGCTCGGCGAGCTCCTGCCGATGGACGAGGTGCGCCGCCGGCGGAAGGAGGCGGAGGATCGCGAGCGCGCGGCCGGGGCGACGGCTCCGGATCAGGCGCGCGTCGGAGACTGTCTCGAGGGCGCGATCGCCGTCACCCGCTGGTCCTAG
- a CDS encoding sigma-70 family RNA polymerase sigma factor — MATVAARIEKNKMRPPIDEQLVRQHLPLVQRLARRMALRAPASVVADDLVSAGTYGLIDSVIRNRGGGGASFACYVRMRIRGAIYDELRANDWLPRRARLKDRPEPESGPPRPVAVIRFDDLSQGSEAALESTELDADPYEVLVRKRVQGRLHEALDDLPERDRLVVHLHYFKGMQVREIGKLLGVSEARISQIHHRALSRIRPFVDLAA; from the coding sequence ATGGCCACGGTGGCGGCGAGGATCGAGAAGAACAAGATGCGTCCTCCTATCGACGAGCAGCTCGTTCGACAGCACCTGCCCCTCGTGCAGCGTCTCGCGCGGCGCATGGCCCTGCGCGCGCCGGCGAGCGTCGTCGCGGACGATCTGGTGAGCGCCGGAACGTACGGTCTCATCGATTCGGTCATCCGCAATCGGGGCGGCGGCGGCGCGTCGTTCGCCTGCTACGTGCGCATGCGCATCCGCGGCGCCATCTATGACGAGCTGCGCGCCAACGACTGGCTCCCGCGGCGCGCGCGGCTCAAGGACCGCCCCGAGCCGGAGAGCGGGCCGCCACGGCCCGTCGCGGTGATTCGCTTCGACGACCTGTCGCAGGGGTCGGAGGCGGCGCTCGAGAGCACGGAGCTCGATGCGGATCCGTACGAGGTGCTCGTGCGCAAGCGGGTCCAGGGCCGCCTGCACGAGGCGTTGGACGATCTGCCCGAGCGCGACAGGCTCGTGGTGCATCTCCACTACTTCAAGGGCATGCAGGTCCGCGAGATCGGGAAGCTCCTCGGCGTGTCCGAGGCGCGGATCTCCCAGATCCACCACCGCGCGCTGTCGCGCATCCGCCCGTTCGTCGACCTCGCCGCCTGA
- a CDS encoding helix-turn-helix domain-containing protein: MMSKAELARKAGLSVLTVARIEKGYDCRMDTKRKLLKALGLKLADRRKVFEDE; this comes from the coding sequence ATGATGTCCAAGGCGGAGCTCGCGCGCAAGGCGGGGCTCTCCGTCCTCACGGTCGCCCGGATCGAGAAGGGCTACGACTGCCGCATGGACACGAAGCGCAAACTGCTCAAGGCGCTCGGCCTCAAGCTGGCCGACAGGCGCAAGGTCTTCGAGGACGAGTAA
- a CDS encoding pilus assembly protein PilM has product MAFEGKNLVGVDIGTSSVKVVQVRESGKGVQLLKYGAEPLPPQSLVDGHVMNSGAVVDALRKLFKDLRIGQKEVALSIAGNSVIIKKLNLPLMKREELEEQIQWEAEQHIPYDISEVEIDYNVLGQNADAGQMDVLLVAAKKEQIQDILEVAKEAKLRPLVVDIAAFVLQNTYELNYGFNPGETIALINVGAEVTTVNIVHGNMPQFTRDISNGGNSITEEIQKQLQVSFDEAEAYKAGGELHSHEVVPQEVNGIITGVVDALAGEIQRSLDFYMATTNRGEVERIFVTGGTAKIPYLRVAIERRSRMPVELMDPFRRVHFDDRQFRPEALRSQAPQATIGLGLALRKQKERI; this is encoded by the coding sequence ATGGCGTTCGAAGGCAAGAATCTCGTCGGGGTCGACATCGGCACGTCGTCCGTGAAGGTCGTCCAGGTGCGCGAATCCGGGAAGGGCGTGCAGCTGCTCAAGTACGGGGCCGAGCCGCTGCCCCCGCAGTCGCTGGTCGACGGCCACGTCATGAACTCCGGCGCGGTCGTCGACGCGTTGCGCAAGCTCTTCAAGGATCTCCGGATCGGCCAGAAGGAGGTCGCGCTCTCCATCGCGGGCAACTCGGTCATCATCAAGAAGCTCAACCTCCCGCTCATGAAGCGGGAGGAGCTCGAGGAGCAGATCCAGTGGGAGGCCGAGCAGCACATCCCCTACGACATCTCCGAGGTGGAGATCGACTACAACGTGCTCGGCCAGAACGCCGACGCCGGCCAGATGGACGTGCTGCTCGTCGCGGCCAAGAAGGAACAGATCCAGGACATCCTCGAGGTCGCGAAGGAGGCGAAGCTCCGGCCGCTCGTCGTCGACATCGCGGCGTTCGTGCTGCAGAACACCTACGAGCTGAACTACGGCTTCAACCCGGGTGAGACGATCGCGCTCATCAACGTCGGCGCCGAGGTGACGACGGTCAACATCGTGCACGGCAACATGCCCCAGTTCACGCGCGATATCAGCAACGGCGGCAACTCGATCACCGAGGAGATCCAGAAGCAGCTGCAGGTGAGCTTCGACGAGGCCGAGGCGTACAAGGCCGGCGGCGAGCTCCACTCGCACGAGGTGGTCCCGCAGGAGGTCAACGGGATCATCACCGGCGTCGTCGACGCGCTCGCGGGCGAGATCCAGCGATCGCTCGACTTCTACATGGCGACGACGAACCGCGGCGAGGTCGAGCGCATCTTCGTCACGGGCGGCACGGCGAAGATCCCGTACCTCCGCGTCGCGATCGAAAGGCGCTCCCGGATGCCGGTCGAGCTGATGGACCCGTTCCGGCGCGTGCACTTCGACGACCGCCAGTTCCGCCCCGAAGCGCTGCGATCCCAGGCGCCCCAGGCGACGATCGGCCTCGGGCTCGCGCTCCGGAAGCAGAAGGAGCGGATCTAG
- a CDS encoding PilN domain-containing protein produces MIKINLMPVKHDRRREAGRNQLLFGLLAIVIEIIVAVLLYIGASAQLSEQKNANKSVQTQVDRIEKQVADHPKILADIQEFEKRQEAIDNLEAARTGPSYLMLELSSILSKNGRPNVDHDKYQQMIQANPTLAFDESWDFRRLWFDNFAEKDKIVKISGQGVTHEDVAELLRRLQLSSFFVSSQLVSTNLAAPKLASKDITITKETDPVIHFVLQAKIRYK; encoded by the coding sequence ATGATCAAGATCAACCTCATGCCGGTGAAGCACGACCGGCGCCGAGAGGCCGGTCGGAACCAGCTCCTCTTCGGGCTCCTGGCGATCGTGATCGAAATCATCGTCGCCGTGCTCCTGTACATCGGGGCGAGCGCCCAGCTGTCCGAGCAGAAGAACGCGAACAAGTCGGTGCAGACACAGGTGGATCGCATCGAGAAGCAGGTGGCGGACCACCCGAAGATCCTCGCGGACATCCAGGAGTTCGAGAAGCGGCAGGAGGCGATTGACAACCTCGAGGCCGCGCGGACCGGTCCGTCGTACCTGATGCTCGAGCTGTCCTCGATTCTCAGCAAGAACGGGCGGCCGAACGTCGATCACGACAAGTACCAGCAGATGATCCAGGCGAACCCCACCCTCGCGTTCGACGAGAGCTGGGACTTCCGGCGGCTCTGGTTCGACAACTTCGCCGAGAAGGACAAGATCGTGAAGATATCGGGGCAGGGCGTGACCCACGAGGACGTCGCGGAGCTGCTCCGGAGGCTCCAGCTCTCGAGCTTCTTCGTCTCGAGCCAGCTCGTGTCGACGAACCTCGCCGCGCCGAAGCTCGCGTCGAAGGACATCACCATCACCAAGGAAACGGATCCGGTCATCCACTTCGTGCTGCAGGCCAAGATCCGGTACAAGTGA
- a CDS encoding type 4a pilus biogenesis protein PilO, producing MSALETLTKTPLPKKIFFLALLMLLLGAGFWFSFYSPVTEEYAAAKSKHDELVRKLDTAQKRKHTYDQDRLRRDEMQKSSTKQFQALPPETEMSSFLASLNAQADVVGLEILSVKPLQEEAAEYYARIPVQLELEGTFHQLAKFFFLIGSLDRIINVENINLRVVALDQTNAVLRAGVLATTFRSVHPGDAKGKAAGGKAKKPAKGKSKPKDEEI from the coding sequence ATGAGCGCGCTCGAGACACTCACGAAAACTCCTCTTCCGAAGAAGATCTTCTTCCTCGCGCTCCTGATGCTGCTCCTCGGCGCGGGCTTCTGGTTCTCGTTCTACAGCCCGGTCACCGAAGAGTACGCAGCCGCGAAGTCGAAGCACGACGAGCTCGTGCGGAAGCTCGACACCGCGCAGAAGCGCAAGCACACCTACGACCAGGATCGGCTGCGGCGCGACGAGATGCAGAAGTCGTCGACGAAGCAGTTCCAGGCGCTCCCGCCCGAGACCGAGATGTCGTCGTTCCTCGCCAGCCTGAACGCGCAGGCGGACGTCGTCGGCCTCGAGATCCTCTCGGTCAAGCCGCTGCAGGAAGAGGCCGCGGAGTACTACGCGCGCATCCCGGTGCAGCTCGAGCTCGAGGGCACGTTCCACCAGCTCGCGAAGTTCTTCTTCCTCATCGGGAGCCTCGATCGAATCATCAACGTGGAGAACATCAACTTGCGCGTGGTCGCGCTCGATCAGACCAACGCGGTGCTGCGCGCCGGCGTCCTCGCGACCACCTTCCGCTCGGTCCATCCCGGCGACGCGAAGGGGAAGGCCGCGGGCGGCAAGGCGAAGAAGCCCGCCAAGGGCAAGAGCAAGCCAAAGGACGAGGAGATATGA